The following proteins come from a genomic window of Montipora capricornis isolate CH-2021 chromosome 9, ASM3666992v2, whole genome shotgun sequence:
- the LOC138017557 gene encoding uncharacterized protein, with amino-acid sequence MDNIILQQERTFTVAIYADEYKQICAWVSKSRSLETGGDLFGLWAGDREVVVQLVLGPGKGCQRATSSFYQDVSYLENVGTHLTNVQGICHIGEWHSHHSIGLREPSGGDQRTVWQNMPSYGLNRFLLFIANIESSFSFDVSVGCFLFEFERGTNHRLPVLQGRFQLLPNQSPFRKSLLTIDKNILQGGAECMNTEDEIASWEEESRDADVRATMRPIMCVKTRTSCQCFWCFMVFWWLWTKNKEGVTGSVIIWAKFVQVVTTITMPKSGRTFTVAIYADEYKQICAWVLKNQTLETGGDLFGLWAEDRTAVIQLVLGPGQGCRRAVHSFYQDVQYLEKVGNHLTREEGVCHIGEWHSHHTIGLKRPSGGDEGTVWNNMPAYGLNRFLLFIANIGSRSRHEVSVGCFLFEYGKGTNQKLPVLQGRFHLLPNASPFRSKLSDVLKEGAECTNREKEIEHLDEVSSDEKKGGCSMRPTMSHQQERHTRARSKPELTEEESEENKRKLSKDDSKKASRKKTQRKKGTKRNSRRSDEDEMLVTSQSAGSSAAHLFKRCCPWL; translated from the exons ATGGACAATATTATATTGCAGCAAGAAAGGACCTTTACAGTCGCTATATACGCCGACGAGTACAAGCAAATATGCGCTTGGGTCTCGAAGAGCCGATCTCTAGAGACGGGTGGTGATTTATTCGGTCTCTGGGCAGGAGACCGAGAAGTTGTCGTTCAGTTGGTCTTGGGACCCGGGAAAGGCTGCCAAAGAGCAACTTCGTCCTTCTACCAGGACGTATCATACCTAGAAAACGTTGGTACCCATTTAACAAATGTTCAAGGCATTTGTCACATAGGGGAATGGCATTCACATCATTCGATTGGTCTCAGGGAACCAAGCGGAGGCGATCAAAGAACCGTATGGCAAAACATGCCGTCCTACGGCTTAAACCGCTTCCTTCTGTTCATAGCCAACATCGAATCTTCGTTTTCCTTTGACGTGAGCGTCGGCTGTTTCCTTTTTGAATTTGAAAGAGGAACAAACCACAGGCTGCCTGTGCTGCAAGGAAGGTTTCAGCTATTGCCGAATCAAAGTCCCTTCCGTAAGTCATTGCTCACCATCGACAAAAATATTCTTCAGGGTGGAGCGGAATGCATGAATACTGAAGACGAGATTGCGTCCTGGGAGGAAGAATCACGTGATGCGGATGTAAGAGCTACGATGCGACCTATCATGTGTGTGAAAACCCGTACCTCTTGTCAATGC ttttggtgttttatggtgttttggtgGCTTTGGACCAAAAATAAGGAAGGGG TCACGGGGAGCGTGATTATTTGGGCCAAGTTCGTTCAGGTTGTCACAACAATTACCATGCCTAAAAGCGGCAGAACTTTTACAGTGGCAATATATGCCGATGAGTACAAGCAAATTTGCGCTTGGGTTTTAAAGAACCAAACCCTGGAGACCGGTGGTGACTTGTTCGGTCTCTGGGCTGAAGATCGTACTGCAGTTATCCAGTTAGTGTTAGGGCCAGGTCAAGGATGCCGAAGAGCGGTTCACTCGTTCTACCAAGACGTACAGTACTTAGAGAAGGTCGGCAATCATTTGACGAGAGAGGAAGGTGTTTGCCACATCGGCGAATGGCATTCACATCACACAATTGGCTTGAAACGGCCAAGTGGCGGCGATGAAGGAACTGTATGGAACAACATGCCAGCTTATGGATTAAACCGATTTCTTCTGTTTATCGCCAATATTGGATCGCGCTCTCGTCATGAAGTGAGTGTCGGttgctttttgtttgaataTGGGAAAGGTACCAATCAGAAACTACCAGTGCTGCAAGGAAGATTTCATCTTTTGCCGAATGCGAGCCCATTTCGTTCAAAGCTTAGCGATGTTCTGAAAGAGGGTGCAGAGTGCACAAATCGTGAAAAAGAAATCGAACATTTGGACGAAGTGTCGAGTGATGAGAAGAAAGGTGGCTGCTCGATGAGACCAACAATGTCTCATCAACAAGAACGACATACACGTGCGAGATCAAAACCTGAACTCACTGAGGAGGAATCGgaagaaaacaagagaaaattatCAAAGGATGACAGTAAAAAAGCAAGCCGAAAGAAAACCCAGAGGAAGAAAGGAACCAAGCGAAACTCAAGGCGATCAGATGAAGATGAAATGTTGGTTACATCTCAATCCGCTGGAAGCAGTGCAGCCCATTTGTTTAAGAGGTGTTGCCCGTGGCTTTAG
- the LOC138017896 gene encoding uncharacterized protein — protein sequence MDILRETGPKAFIFEKDFKRLFNRKEIREERGNLFGLWTTEGEPVIHIIAGPDCCLREMDPALSLEDFSATSFPLDHIGNWRYWDSEDVEPCLHSRRLDRFVDIIFGSEPTMRSVGIVEIVCLPNSSPLGDIKPIKEIARKYQKELINAPKCVQNENALEHSNKNMLTESDTMRSYIFQEDRDILVYKRTQAREGNLFGLWTSDGEAVIHVICGPNCCPLPESNELGISGKHDSLEHIGNWRYSHVSSPRYQWRPGQLDPSWCIHKNKATFFDLVVSNSAPSFTVLSKDGKKSKIKILSDSSPFKDVQVFKAIAIKGKGDDFDHPYLLRSIKALSLEEFPPVPGKEVSCSFDVQDEVGSSRSYVTSEKLPQVASKFLDSQGYQSQFTVNRQDFKVFMFEEDYEMVAKHVLKYPNLETGGDLFGLWTTEGNAVLHVVLGPGQNCRRTGVSFFQDVPYLKQNGELLTQDYMLCHIGEWHSHHQLSLFRPSGGDSTTVIRNYPRGLCGFLLIIANILPSHQVQLSPYLYTQSSRYDFDQKGTIVKLRAPTPFKTIWRIKNCMENGKETSAYWHCASDHDPDGWIRSSHETSRCLSQTEKRMMRSFRDPVTYRRQQPYHKRRWAQDRKQVYGMLTPRYPNFGSTSRFTGARQPIKRRSMKARENRNSIPENRPLWRH from the coding sequence ATGGACATATTAAGGGAAACCGGGCCAAAGGCCTTCATTTTCGAAAAGGACTTCAAAAGACTATTCAATCGCAAAGAAATTCGAGAAGAACGTGGAAATCTGTTTGGTTTGTGGACGACCGAAGGCGAGCCTGTTATTCACATCATAGCCGGACCGGACTGTTGTCTTCGTGAGATGGATCCTGCCTTAAGTCTCGAGGACTTTTCCGCCACTAGTTTCCCTCTCGATCACATAGGTAATTGGAGGTATTGGGACTCTGAAGACGTAGAACCTTGCCTCCATAGCAGGAGGCTTGACCGTTTTGTGGATATTATTTTTGGCTCGGAACCGACCATGCGCTCCGTGGGAATTGTTGAGATCGTTTGTCTTCCAAACAGCAGCCCACTCGGGGATATAAAACCTATCAAAGAGATTGCAAGGAAATATCAAAAGGAGTTAATTAATGCGCCAAAATGCGTTCAAAACGAAAATGCTCTTGAGCACAGCAACAAGAATATGTTGACAGAAAGCGATACAATGAGATCTTATATCTTCCAAGAGGACCGTGACATACTTGTTTacaagcgaacgcaagcgagGGAGGGAAATCTGTTTGGTTTGTGGACAAGCGATGGCGAGGCTGTTATTCATGTCATCTGTGGACCGAACTGTTGTCCTCTGCCGGAGAGCAATGAACTGGGCATCTCAGGCAAACATGACTCTTTAGAACATATTGGTAACTGGCGTTACAGTCACGTTTCTTCACCACGTTACCAATGGCGCCCAGGCCAACTTGACCCTAGTTGGTGCATTCATAAAAATAAAGCGACGTTTTTTGACTTGGTCGTTTCAAATTCAGCGCCATCCTTCACAGTTTTGTCAAAAGATGGCAAGAAGAGCAAAATCAAGATTCTTAGCGACAGCAGCCCATTCAAAGACGTTCAAGTCTTCAAGGCTATAGCAATCAAAGGCAAGGGAGATGATTTTGATCATCCCTATCTACTAAGAAGCATAAAAGCTCTTTCACTTGAGGAATTTCCGCCTGTGCCAGGAAAGGAAGTCTCGTGTTCTTTCGATGTACAGGACGAGGTAGGATCAAGTCGATCATATGTCACCAGTGAAAAATTGCCCCAGGTAGCCTCGAAATTCCTGGATTCCCAAGGATATCAAAGTCAATTCACTGTCAACCGACAGGATTTCAAGGTCTTCATGTTCGAAGAAGACTATGAGATGGTAGCAAAGCACGTTCTCAAGTATCCCAATCTAGAAACTGGAGGGGACCTCTTTGGCCTGTGGACCACCGAAGGCAACGCAGTGCTCCACGTTGTACTGGGTCCAGGGCAAAATTGTCGACGAACTGgagtttccttttttcaagATGTCCCTTATCTGAAGCAAAACGGTGAGCTGCTCACGCAAGACTACATGTTGTGCCACATCGGAGAGTGGCACTCCCACCATCAGCTGAGTCTCTTCAGGCCCAGTGGAGGTGATTCAACGACTGTCATAAGGAACTATCCTCGTGGACTCTGTGGTTTCCTTTTGATTATAgccaatattttgccatctCACCAAGTGCAATTGTCTCCTTACCTTTATACTCAGTCTTCGAGGTACGATTTTGATCAAAAGGGAACCATCGTAAAACTCCGTGCTCCAACTCCTTTCAAGACCATTTGGAGAATAAAGAATTGCATGGAGAATGGAAAAGAAACCAGTGCTTATTGGCATTGTGCGTCCGATCATGATCCAGACGGTTGGATACGCAGCAGCCATGAAACAAGCCGATGCCTGAGCCAAACTGAAAAGAGAATGATGCGATCATTCCGTGATCCCGTAACATAC
- the LOC138017897 gene encoding uncharacterized protein: MADKKIPSPSVFMFKEDQETIKGLAAESEAASADLFGLWSELDKEVVIHLVTRHVKDEQTKTTPKEVKETRTVLVKEFGLHRVGRWVAKQNSAQTREEMAEIMRKDRGLLARLESTPEYVLLVTTSKSHSGSTGGLCPYLVSKTGISTAAGKTSFLNGENVFRKVEKIQRLTGFVFVKQVSGTMTAEESKETARLASNAAHTMTSNNYSGAAVKQTVPLQPNREVEESLTRAQTDLRVFMYKEDMKMMEELVLQYPNFETGGDLFGLWTSDGKAMIHVVLGPGRHCRRTDVSFNQDIPYLQENGELLTERYMLCHIGEWHSHHQLRLSEPSIGDNSTVIRNYPAGAQGFILIIANIVSPDKVTLSPYLYTRLSRSKYDQTGQIIPVSGRNQFKQIRVISDVMEKGKETDMHVQRNNAALHQQFLAYRMIKRHSPHDASVTVRKRNEPSEEPMEIDYNHDYNQGYKRGVVAETRKKFQSK; this comes from the coding sequence ATGGCGGATAAGAAAATACCGAGTCCATCTGTTTTCATGTTCAAGGAAGACCAGGAGACAATAAAAGGGCTTGCTGCCGAGAGCGAAGCCGCAAGTGCggatttgtttggtttatggtCAGAGCTTGACAAAGAAGTAGTCATTCACCTCGTAACAAGACATGTAAAAGACGAGCAAACTAAAACGACGCCCAAAGAAGTCAAAGAAACAAGGACAGTTTTAGTCAAAGAATTTGGCTTACATCGTGTCGGGAGATGGGTTGCCAAGCAGAATTCCGCTCAAACGCGTGAAGAAATGGCTGAAATCATGCGCAAGGATAGAGGCTTACTAGCAAGACTGGAGTCGACCCCAGAATACGTGCTACTGGTGACGACAAGCAAGAGCCATTCTGGCAGCACAGGTGGCCTCTGTCCGTATCTCGTCTCGAAAACTGGAATCTCAACAGCGGCTGGAAAAACAAGTTTTCTTAATGGAGAGAATGTTTTTCGAAAGGTGGAAAAGATCCAAAGGTTAACTGGATTCGTCTTTGTTAAACAAGTAAGTGGCACGATGACCGCCGAGGAAAGTAAGGAAACAGCTCGGTTAGCTTCCAATGCCGCCCACACCATGACGAGTAATAATTACTCTGGCGCAGCGGTCAAACAAACTGTCCCCCTCCAACCGAACAGGGAGGTCGAGGAATCCCTAACCCGCGCTCAAACCGATTTACGCGTTTTCATGTATAAAGAAGATATGAAAATGATGGAAGAGCTTGTCCTTCAGTACCCAAATTTCGAGACCGGTGGAGACCTCTTCGGATTGTGGACGTCAGACGGCAAAGCCATGATTCACGTCGTTCTGGGCCCTGGAAGACATTGTCGCCGAACGGATGTGTCCTTCAACCAGGATATACCTTACCTTCAAGAGAACGGTGAGCTTCTGACAGAACGCTATATGCTGTGCCACATTGGTGAATGGCACTCACACCATCAGCTGCGCTTGTCCGAGCCAAGTATAGGCGATAACTCCACAGTCATAAGGAATTATCCTGCAGGTGCCCAAGgattcattttgattattgccaATATCGTCTCACCTGACAAGGTGACGCTGTCGCCTTATCTCTATACCCGACTATCTCGGTCAAAGTATGATCAAACGGGGCAGATCATTCCTGTTTCAGGGAGAAACCAGTTTAAGCAGATCCGTGTCATTTCGGACGTAATGGAAAAGGGCAAGGAGACAGACATGCACGTCCAGCGCAACAACGCCGCCTTACATCAACAGTTTTTGGCTTATCGCATGATCAAGAGGCATTCTCCTCACGATGCTTCAGTGACCGTTAGAAAACGGAATGAACCTTCAGAAGAACCCATGGAGATTGATTATAATCACGATTATAATCAAGGATATAAGCGTGGTGTTGTTGCAGAGACAAGGAAGAAGTTCcaaagcaaatga
- the LOC138017899 gene encoding ubiquitin-like modifier-activating enzyme 5, whose translation MHEVEDQRKVVCFLQPNFTDVLKSDDTGGRRFAVTVFDDCDTIHVRVLCDEKSSKSAESEKRVAFKKFQELPGCDEVSTVASDLISTLPPLDEPQVAILVSEDDHIRACVRSKANEPIEVAAVLRQPRKAQLYSRSHGILESSLLEDRKVAVVGLGSGGSQVVIELAKAGVGKFVLVDFDRIELHNIIRHVCGLTDLGRLKTNVMRDRVLDKNPFAEVETHNTSINNLEDARRILKGCDLIIAATDNIRSRLNINALSIELGIATLYGKCAVRAAGGEVLRVRPKVGPCFSCIYAAASLEAVQEETSSFRQAREANPPYVGDDEVKATIQVGLSSDINPISNMLVKLALVELCRGKDSALKTLETDLQASYYMWANRREQLYASYPEKGFHRFDKPSILRWYPLMKERDPECKACQELNVSDENADFFAGK comes from the coding sequence ATGCATGAAGTTGAAGACCAACGAAAAGTTGTCTGTTTTCTGCAGCCCAACTTTACTGATGTCCTCAAAAGCGACGACACTGGTGGGAGACGatttgctgtgacagtgtttgatGACTGTGACACCATCCACGTCCGGGTTCTTTGCGACGAGAAGTCGTCAAAGTCGGCGGAATCTGAGAAACGAGTTGCGTTCAAAAAGTTCCAAGAGCTGCCTGGATGCGATGAAGTTTCGACGGTAGCTTCTGATCTAATTTCCACTCTACCGCCCCTCGATGAGCCACAAGTTGCAATTCTGGTCTCTGAAGATGACCACATAAGAGCCTGTGTAAGATCAAAAGCAAACGAACCAATTGAGGTAGCAGCTGTACTTCGGCAGCCACGGAAAGCTCAGCTCTATTCCCGAAGCCACGGCATATTGGAGTCCAGTCTCTTGGAAGATCGCAAGGTCGCAGTCGTTGGCCTTGGTAGTGGAGGATCTCAAGTGGTGATAGAACTTGCTAAAGCTGGAGTGGGTAAATTTGTCTTGGTTGATTTTGATCGAATTGAATTGCACAACATTATCCGCCATGTCTGCGGCCTAACCGATCTAGGGCGTCTCAAGACCAATGTAATGAGAGACCGCGTCCTGGACAAAAACCCGTTTGCAGAGGTTGAAACCCACAACACGAGCATCAACAACTTGGAAGATGCGAGACGAATCCTCAAAGGATGCGACCTCATCATCGCAGCTACAGACAACATCAGGAGCCGGTTAAACATTAACGCTCTGTCCATAGAGCTGGGAATTGCTACCTTGTATGGCAAATGCGCTGTAAGAGCAGCAGGAGGCGAGGTCTTACGCGTAAGACCGAAGGTTGGTCCGTGCTTCTCCTGCATATATGCTGCTGCCTCCCTGGAAGCCGTTCAAGAGGAGACGTCTTCCTTCCGCCAAGCACGCGAAGCTAATCCTCCGTATGTTGGTGACGATGAGGTGAAAGCGACGATTCAAGTTGGGCTGTCCTCCGACATCAACCCAATTTCTAACATGCTGGTGAAACTCGCGCTGGTGGAACTGTGCCGTGGAAAGGACAGTGCGCTGAAAACTTTAGAGACCGATCTGCAGGCATCTTACTACATGTGGGCTAATCGAAGAGAGCAGTTATATGCAAGTTACCCCGAAAAAGGCTTCCATAGGTTTGACAAACCGTCCATTTTGAGATGGTATCCATTAATGAAGGAAAGAGATCCTGAATGCAAGGCATGCCAAGAGTTAAACGTTAGCGACGAGAATGCTGACTTTTTTGCTGGAAAGTAG